A window of the Tripterygium wilfordii isolate XIE 37 chromosome 12, ASM1340144v1, whole genome shotgun sequence genome harbors these coding sequences:
- the LOC120011401 gene encoding 2,3-bisphosphoglycerate-dependent phosphoglycerate mutase 2-like, which yields MCAERAVAYFTEYIEPQLQSGKNVMIAAHGNSLRSIIMYLDKLTSKEVISLELSTGIPMLYIFKEGKFIRRGSPVAPTEAGVYAYTKDLALYREKLDEMLK from the exons ATGTGTGCGGAAAGAGCTGTCGCTTATTTTACAGAATAC ATTGAACcccagcttcaaagtggaaagAATGTAATGATTGCTGCCCATGGGAATTCATTAAGATCCATCATTATGTATCTTGACAAGTTAACTTCTAAGGAG GTTATCAGTTTGGAACTATCAACTGGAATTCCTATGCTATACATATTCAAAGAAggaaagttcattaggaggggaAGTCCTGTAGCACCAACTGAGGCTGGGGTATATGCTTATACTAAG GATTTGGCTCTATACAGGGAGAAGTTGGATGAAATGTTGAAGTAA
- the LOC120011433 gene encoding FCS-Like Zinc finger 5-like isoform X2 gives MSLGKRPRHPMNRTTSMSEITFDLSTSSTGTESGTQEQADGPDQLFSPRSTQTHHRKTASSSGFLETPFLRSCSLCRRRLVPGRDIYMYSLECRQQQMNQDERIEKCSLASKKEVVSTIGASQVSTEAAVQL, from the exons ATGTCGTTGGGTAAGCGACCGAGACACCCAATGAATCGAACAACTAGCATGTCAGAGATCACTTTCGATCTGAGCACCAGCAGCACTGGTACTGAATCTGGAACCCAAGAACAGGCAGATGGGCCGGACCAACTGTTCTCACCCAGAAGTACCCAAACCCATCATAGGAAGACCGCCTCTTCAAGTGGGTTCTTGGAGACTCCTTTCTTGCGGTCTTGCTCTCTCTGCAGGCGCCGCCTCGTCCCTGGTCGCGATATTTATATGTACAG CCTAGAGTGCAGACAACAACAAATGAATCAGGACGAGAGGATAGAGAAGTGTTCATTGGCTTCTAAGAAGGAAGTTGTTTCCACCATAGGAGCTTCACAAGTCTCCACCGAGGCTGCCGTTCAACTTTAG
- the LOC120011433 gene encoding FCS-Like Zinc finger 5-like isoform X1 — MSLGKRPRHPMNRTTSMSEITFDLSTSSTGTESGTQEQADGPDQLFSPRSTQTHHRKTASSSGFLETPFLRSCSLCRRRLVPGRDIYMYRGDNAFCSLECRQQQMNQDERIEKCSLASKKEVVSTIGASQVSTEAAVQL; from the exons ATGTCGTTGGGTAAGCGACCGAGACACCCAATGAATCGAACAACTAGCATGTCAGAGATCACTTTCGATCTGAGCACCAGCAGCACTGGTACTGAATCTGGAACCCAAGAACAGGCAGATGGGCCGGACCAACTGTTCTCACCCAGAAGTACCCAAACCCATCATAGGAAGACCGCCTCTTCAAGTGGGTTCTTGGAGACTCCTTTCTTGCGGTCTTGCTCTCTCTGCAGGCGCCGCCTCGTCCCTGGTCGCGATATTTATATGTACAG GGGTGATAATGCATTTTGCAGCCTAGAGTGCAGACAACAACAAATGAATCAGGACGAGAGGATAGAGAAGTGTTCATTGGCTTCTAAGAAGGAAGTTGTTTCCACCATAGGAGCTTCACAAGTCTCCACCGAGGCTGCCGTTCAACTTTAG
- the LOC120011539 gene encoding protein DOWNSTREAM OF FLC-like, translating to MARALLLFALFVLPALVTAARPTRNPFAVEGCVYCDTCRAGFETPKTTYIAGATVRVECKDRKSLDLVYSKQGKTDSTGTYKIFVTEDHADQICDAMVVHSPQHDCKTPAAGRDRARVVLTRNNGIASDNRFANAMGFVKDEAVSGCTELLQQYQEFDN from the exons ATGGCAAGAGCACTACTTCTTTTTGCACTCTTCGTGCTCCCGGCGCTTGTTACTGCTGCCCGTCCTACTAGGAACCCTTTCGCGGTGGAAGGGTGCGTATACTGCGACACATGCCGCGCCGGTTTCGAGACCCCCAAAACCACTTACATTGCTG GTGCTACTGTCCGTGTGGAATGCAAGGACAGGAAAAGTCTCGATCTTGTCTACAGCAAACAGGGGAAAACAGACTCAACCGGAACATACAAAATCTTTGTCACCGAGGACCATGCGGATCAGATTTGTGATGCTATGGTTGTTCACAGCCCCCAACATGACTGCAAAACACCTGCTGCTGGCCGTGACCGTGCCCGCGTTGTCCTAACTCGCAACAACGGGATTGCCTCGGACAATCGATTTGCCAATGCAATGGGGTTTGTGAAGGACGAGGCCGTGTCCGGCTGCACTGAGCTTCTCCAACAATACCAGGAGTTTGACAATTAG
- the LOC120010568 gene encoding E3 ubiquitin-protein ligase RZF1-like — translation MSSHEDGTRGLWEPVVLTPTNTGNNETIPVCIHGLNARGQEEVLPSWYRVTRAALLSSPSAALASLDRSNQVEEEVLQRNGISVDEYMEDEDMEEEDEEDEEEEEEDGVCGASVESIEGLEKVRVEKGLMGLENSCPICLDEFEIWSEATKMPCNHFFHSNCIEMWLEKSNVCPLCRYKMPQS, via the coding sequence ATGTCAAGTCACGAAGATGGAACTAGAGGTTTATGGGAGCCGGTCGTTCTTACACCCACGAACACCGGCAACAACGAAACAATTCCTGTATGTATTCATGGTTTGAACGCACGGGGACAAGAAGAAGTACTCCCTTCGTGGTATCGGGTGACTCGCGCTGCCTTACTGTCTTCTCCATCGGCAGCTCTTGCATCGCTCGATCGGTCTAATCAAGTGGAAGAAGAGGTTTTGCAACGCAACGGGATTTCGGTGGACGAGTATATGGAAGATGAAGAcatggaagaagaagacgaggaagatgaggaggaggaggaggaagatggtGTTTGCGGTGCTAGTGTCGAATcgattgaagggttggagaagGTGAGGGTGGAAAAAGGATTAATGGGTTTGGAGAATTCTTGTCCAATATGTTTGGATGAGTTCGAGATTTGGTCGGAAGCAACAAAGATGCCATGCAACCATTTCTTTCATTCGAATTGCATTGAGATGTGGTTAGAGAAGAGTAATGTGTGTCCATTGTGCCGATACAAGATGCCCCAATCATGA